In one window of Arctopsyche grandis isolate Sample6627 chromosome 6, ASM5162203v2, whole genome shotgun sequence DNA:
- the LOC143913723 gene encoding uncharacterized protein LOC143913723, giving the protein MALRTMPSIKSTLIPTLLSWKVLYAVGAHADMVAVAICCILVLLAVFIVLIIVVGQSMGEPKAST; this is encoded by the exons ATGGCCCTCAGAACAATGCCCTCGATAAAAAGTACGCTAATTCCAACGCTTTTGTCGTGGAAAG TGTTGTACGCGGTGGGCGCACACGCGGATATGGTCGCCGTGGCCATTTGCTGCATCCTGGTGCTGCTGGCCGTCTTCATCGTCCTCATCATCGTCGTCGGACAATCGATGGGAGAGCCGAAGGCGTCCACCTAG